A region from the Pseudomonas sp. P8_229 genome encodes:
- a CDS encoding HAD-IA family hydrolase, protein MSAHDNLFGRAFGAFLFDMDGTVLNSIAAAERVWAAWAERHGVDVETFLPTIHGVRAIDTIRRLNLPGVDAEAQAAFIAQAEIDDVEGIVQIPGAAAFLDSLPAERWAMVTSAPRDLALRRMAAAGIPEPAVMITAEDVTAGKPDPAGYRLAAQRLGLAPCDCLIFEDATVGIQAAEAAGAALMIITTTHQHPLETTHATLDSYESLSITVDGKGQLHLQIT, encoded by the coding sequence TTGTCTGCTCACGATAACCTCTTTGGTCGCGCGTTCGGCGCGTTCCTGTTCGACATGGACGGCACCGTCCTCAACTCCATTGCCGCTGCCGAGCGGGTCTGGGCCGCGTGGGCTGAACGCCACGGGGTTGATGTCGAGACGTTTTTGCCGACCATTCACGGCGTGCGCGCCATCGATACCATCCGCCGCCTGAACCTGCCGGGGGTGGACGCCGAGGCGCAAGCGGCGTTCATCGCTCAGGCGGAAATCGACGACGTGGAAGGGATTGTGCAGATTCCCGGCGCTGCGGCGTTTCTCGACAGCCTGCCTGCCGAGCGCTGGGCCATGGTGACGTCGGCGCCACGGGATCTGGCGTTGCGGCGCATGGCGGCAGCGGGGATCCCCGAGCCTGCGGTGATGATCACTGCCGAAGATGTGACGGCTGGCAAGCCTGATCCGGCGGGTTATCGTCTGGCGGCGCAACGCCTTGGGCTTGCGCCTTGCGACTGCCTGATTTTCGAAGACGCCACCGTTGGCATCCAGGCCGCTGAAGCGGCGGGCGCAGCGCTGATGATCATCACCACCACGCACCAGCATCCCCTCGAAACCACGCACGCGACCCTCGACAGTTACGAGTCGCTCAGCATCACCGTTGACGGCAAAGGCCAACTGCACCTGCAAATAACCTGA
- a CDS encoding response regulator, translated as MSPTPTASAHLPGGLILVVEDDPLILEFLCEILQEEGFVVEPRTSADDAKLYLEEHAPEVALLLTDITMPGEINGAGLANLVGERWPDKPVMVMSGYETPETSGVKHPVAFIKKPWAIGQLLDCVDSAFKSKAPRLH; from the coding sequence ATGAGTCCAACACCGACGGCGAGCGCGCACCTTCCTGGCGGGTTGATTCTGGTGGTTGAGGACGATCCGTTGATTCTGGAGTTTCTCTGCGAAATTCTTCAGGAGGAAGGTTTTGTGGTCGAACCGCGCACCAGCGCGGATGACGCCAAGCTGTATCTGGAAGAGCACGCGCCGGAAGTGGCCTTGCTGCTGACCGACATCACCATGCCCGGTGAAATCAACGGCGCCGGGCTGGCCAATCTGGTCGGCGAGCGCTGGCCGGACAAACCGGTGATGGTCATGTCCGGTTATGAAACCCCGGAGACATCCGGGGTCAAGCACCCGGTGGCGTTCATCAAGAAGCCCTGGGCCATCGGCCAGTTGCTTGACTGCGTCGACAGCGCGTTCAAGTCCAAGGCCCCGCGACTGCACTGA
- a CDS encoding SDR family NAD(P)-dependent oxidoreductase, whose translation MKIDLSGKLAIVSGSTGGIGLGISQSLAEAGATVVVIGRDTAKVEQALASIRQRVPGAQLRGVTADLGTAEGAEKLFAAEPRADILVNNLGIFDAVDFFDTPDSEWTRFYEVNVISGVRLSRHYVPAMVEQGWGRVIFLSSESGVATPADMLNYGVTKSANLAVSHGLAKRLAGTGVTVNAILPGPTFTGGVEHMLKDAAAESGRNLREEADAFVRRARPTSIIQRVADVAEVAHLVTYIASPFSSATTGAALRVDGGVVDSMAI comes from the coding sequence ATGAAAATCGATTTGAGTGGAAAACTGGCCATCGTCAGTGGCAGCACGGGTGGCATTGGTCTGGGCATCAGCCAGTCGCTGGCCGAAGCCGGCGCCACCGTTGTGGTGATCGGTCGGGACACGGCCAAGGTTGAACAGGCGCTGGCGAGCATTCGGCAGAGGGTGCCGGGTGCACAGTTGCGCGGTGTGACGGCTGATCTGGGCACCGCCGAAGGCGCAGAAAAACTGTTCGCCGCCGAACCGCGTGCGGACATTCTGGTGAACAACCTCGGGATCTTCGACGCGGTGGATTTCTTCGACACGCCAGACAGCGAGTGGACACGCTTCTACGAGGTCAACGTGATTTCCGGCGTGCGCCTGTCGCGGCATTACGTGCCGGCGATGGTCGAGCAGGGCTGGGGACGGGTGATTTTCCTGTCGTCGGAGTCCGGTGTGGCGACGCCGGCCGACATGCTCAATTACGGCGTGACCAAAAGCGCCAACCTAGCGGTGTCCCATGGCTTGGCCAAACGTCTGGCTGGCACGGGTGTGACGGTCAATGCGATCCTGCCGGGGCCGACCTTTACCGGTGGAGTGGAACACATGCTCAAGGACGCCGCGGCCGAGTCCGGTCGTAACCTGCGCGAAGAAGCCGACGCCTTTGTGCGCAGGGCTCGCCCGACATCAATCATCCAGCGTGTGGCCGACGTCGCCGAGGTGGCGCATCTGGTCACGTACATCGCGTCGCCGTTTTCTTCGGCCACCACGGGTGCGGCCTTGCGCGTGGATGGCGGCGTCGTCGACAGTATGGCGATCTGA
- a CDS encoding monovalent cation:proton antiporter-2 (CPA2) family protein — protein sequence MPHEGNLLQAAVVFLFAAVLTVPLAKRLQLGAVLGYLLAGVIIGPSVLGLIGNPQSVAHISELGVVLLLFIIGLELSPRRLWVMRKSVFGVGLAQVLLTAAVIGVLALYVFGQPLNSAIVLGLGLALSSTAFGLQSLAERKELTSPHGRLAFAILLFQDIAAIPLIALVPMLAGGGHETSSAGGLNHGLQVLGGIAVVVVGGRYLLRPVFRIVARTGLPEVSTATALLVVIGTAWLMDLVGVSMALGAFLAGLLLADSEYRHELEAQIEPFKGLLLGLFFISVGMGANLSLLLSAPITVLGLTLLLIGLKLPLLFVVGRLAGGLNKVSAIRLGIVLAAGGEFAFVVFKIGRDQGLFEPRLYDLLVLTITLSMALTPLLLLICARLVSPKVQPVVVPEKFREIDTEAPRVVIAGMGRMGQIVARILRAQNIKFVALDTSVETIELSRSFGGVPVFYGDPMRPEILNAAKVGEAEYFVIATDDPETNIKTAEIVRKLYPHMKIIARARNRQHVHRLVDVGAEPIRETYYSSLEMSRRTLVGLGLTQAQADARIKRFKHHDEQVLEAQHAIYDDAAKVLQTAQEARAELARLFESDQLEEESRQS from the coding sequence ATGCCCCATGAAGGCAACCTGTTACAAGCCGCTGTCGTGTTTCTGTTCGCGGCCGTGCTCACCGTGCCCTTGGCCAAACGTCTGCAACTGGGCGCCGTGCTCGGTTATCTGCTGGCGGGGGTGATCATCGGCCCGTCGGTGCTCGGCCTGATCGGCAACCCGCAAAGCGTTGCGCACATCTCGGAACTGGGCGTGGTGTTGCTGCTGTTCATCATCGGCCTGGAACTGTCGCCACGCCGATTGTGGGTGATGCGCAAATCAGTGTTCGGCGTCGGGCTGGCACAGGTGCTGCTGACCGCTGCGGTGATCGGCGTGCTGGCGTTGTACGTATTCGGTCAACCGCTTAACAGTGCGATTGTGCTTGGTCTTGGCCTGGCGCTGTCATCGACCGCGTTCGGCCTGCAAAGCCTGGCCGAACGCAAGGAGCTGACCAGTCCCCACGGGCGGCTGGCGTTTGCGATTCTGCTGTTCCAGGACATCGCCGCGATCCCGCTGATCGCACTGGTGCCGATGCTCGCGGGCGGCGGCCACGAAACCAGCAGCGCGGGAGGCCTGAATCATGGTTTGCAGGTACTCGGCGGGATCGCCGTGGTGGTGGTCGGCGGGCGTTATCTGTTGCGCCCGGTGTTTCGTATTGTGGCGAGAACCGGTCTGCCGGAAGTGTCCACCGCCACCGCGTTGTTGGTGGTGATCGGCACGGCGTGGCTGATGGACCTGGTCGGCGTGTCGATGGCGCTCGGGGCATTCCTCGCCGGCCTGCTGCTGGCGGACTCGGAATATCGCCATGAACTGGAAGCGCAGATCGAGCCGTTCAAAGGTCTGCTGCTGGGGCTGTTCTTCATCAGTGTCGGCATGGGTGCGAACCTGAGTCTGTTGCTCAGTGCACCGATCACCGTGCTGGGGCTGACACTGCTGCTGATCGGCTTGAAACTGCCACTGCTGTTTGTGGTCGGGCGCCTGGCCGGTGGGCTGAACAAGGTCAGTGCGATTCGCCTGGGCATTGTGCTCGCGGCCGGTGGTGAGTTTGCCTTTGTGGTGTTCAAGATCGGTCGCGATCAGGGCCTGTTCGAACCGCGCCTGTATGACCTGCTGGTGTTGACCATCACCCTGTCGATGGCGTTGACGCCCTTGCTGCTGCTGATCTGTGCACGGCTGGTCAGCCCGAAAGTGCAGCCGGTGGTGGTGCCGGAGAAATTCCGCGAAATCGACACCGAGGCTCCACGGGTGGTGATCGCAGGCATGGGCCGGATGGGTCAGATCGTGGCGCGGATTCTGCGGGCGCAGAACATCAAGTTCGTGGCGCTGGACACCTCGGTGGAAACCATCGAGCTGTCGCGCAGTTTCGGCGGTGTGCCGGTGTTCTACGGTGACCCGATGCGCCCGGAAATTCTCAACGCGGCCAAGGTGGGTGAGGCTGAATATTTTGTCATCGCCACGGACGATCCGGAGACCAACATCAAGACTGCCGAGATCGTGCGCAAGCTGTATCCGCACATGAAGATCATCGCCCGCGCGCGTAACCGTCAGCACGTGCACCGCTTGGTCGATGTCGGCGCCGAGCCGATTCGAGAAACCTATTACTCCAGCCTGGAAATGAGCCGTCGCACTCTGGTCGGGCTTGGTCTGACCCAGGCTCAGGCCGATGCGCGGATCAAGCGCTTCAAGCACCACGACGAACAGGTGCTGGAAGCCCAGCACGCGATCTACGATGACGCCGCCAAAGTCCTGCAGACCGCCCAGGAAGCCCGGGCGGAACTGGCGCGGTTGTTCGAGTCGGATCAGCTGGAAGAGGAATCGCGCCAGTCCTGA
- the hcnC gene encoding cyanide-forming glycine dehydrogenase subunit HcnC: MSKFYDVIIAGGGVIGASCAYQLSKRQGLKVALIDAKRPGNATRASAGGLWAIGESVGLGCGVIFFRMMSASRKRETQGAAVAVDASTPHILPESFFDFALQSNALYPALHRELKDNHGMDFKFEKTGLKFVIYDDEDRLYAEHIVGCIPHLADQVRWLDQAALREAEPSVSHEARGALEFLCDHQVSPFRLADAYMEGARQNGVDIYVNTNVTGVLHHGSRVTGVQTAEEGVFHCKTLINAAGAWAADLSEWATGVRIPVKPVKGQILLTERMPKILNGCLTTSDCYVAQKDNGEILIGSTTEDKGFDVTTTYPEIAGLVQGAVRCLPELKDVNLKRTWAGLRPGSPDELPILGPMRGVEGYLNACGHFRTGILTSAITGVLLDKLVNYEALPLDITPFLADRFEVTPVKQERELELA; this comes from the coding sequence ATGAGTAAGTTCTATGACGTGATCATTGCCGGCGGCGGCGTGATCGGGGCGTCCTGCGCCTATCAATTGTCCAAGCGCCAAGGCCTCAAGGTCGCGCTGATCGACGCCAAGCGCCCAGGCAACGCGACCCGCGCTTCGGCCGGTGGCTTGTGGGCCATCGGCGAGTCGGTGGGGCTGGGCTGCGGGGTGATTTTCTTCCGCATGATGTCGGCCAGCCGCAAGCGCGAAACCCAGGGCGCGGCGGTGGCGGTGGACGCCAGCACGCCGCACATTCTGCCGGAGTCGTTCTTCGATTTCGCCTTGCAGTCCAACGCGCTGTACCCGGCGTTGCACCGTGAGCTGAAAGACAACCACGGGATGGATTTCAAGTTCGAAAAGACCGGGCTGAAATTTGTCATCTATGACGATGAAGACCGGCTCTACGCCGAGCACATCGTCGGCTGCATTCCGCACCTCGCTGATCAGGTGCGCTGGCTTGATCAGGCGGCGCTGCGCGAGGCTGAACCGAGCGTCAGCCACGAGGCCCGTGGTGCGCTGGAGTTTCTCTGCGATCACCAGGTCAGCCCGTTCCGCCTCGCCGATGCCTACATGGAAGGCGCGCGGCAGAATGGCGTGGACATTTACGTCAACACCAACGTCACCGGCGTGCTGCACCACGGCAGCCGTGTGACCGGCGTGCAGACGGCCGAGGAGGGCGTGTTCCACTGCAAGACCTTGATCAACGCCGCCGGTGCCTGGGCAGCAGACTTGAGCGAGTGGGCCACCGGCGTACGCATTCCGGTGAAACCGGTCAAGGGCCAGATCCTGCTGACCGAACGCATGCCGAAGATCCTCAACGGCTGCCTGACCACCAGCGATTGTTACGTGGCGCAGAAGGACAACGGCGAGATCCTGATCGGCAGCACCACCGAAGACAAGGGCTTCGACGTCACGACTACCTATCCGGAAATCGCCGGACTGGTGCAGGGCGCGGTGCGCTGTCTGCCGGAGCTCAAGGACGTCAATCTCAAGCGCACCTGGGCCGGCCTGCGTCCGGGCTCGCCGGATGAACTGCCAATTCTCGGGCCAATGCGTGGGGTGGAGGGTTATCTGAATGCCTGCGGGCACTTTCGCACCGGCATCCTGACCTCGGCGATTACCGGGGTGCTGCTGGACAAACTGGTCAACTACGAAGCGCTGCCACTGGATATCACGCCGTTTCTGGCGGATCGCTTTGAGGTCACACCGGTGAAGCAAGAGCGCGAGCTGGAACTGGCCTGA
- a CDS encoding methyltransferase family protein — protein sequence MKMSAQMIVVAVLATLAYLGLAVWGIGGPAVFFAHGALVVIALATVLMVVASLFTDVNMSSGEREDRANRWVIPAFAVIGVVSGFLPAYCDRLDFWTFGGEGVRWLGALLFIVGGALRLWPVFVLGRRFSGLVAIQPGHRLVTDGIYTRLRNPSYLGLVVNAMGWALAFRSSVGLILAALTLIPLIARIHSEEALLRGQFGAEYDAYCARSWRLLPGVY from the coding sequence ATGAAAATGTCTGCGCAAATGATCGTGGTCGCGGTGCTCGCCACCCTCGCCTACCTGGGGCTTGCGGTGTGGGGCATTGGCGGGCCGGCGGTGTTCTTTGCCCACGGGGCGCTGGTGGTGATTGCGCTGGCAACCGTGTTGATGGTGGTGGCGTCGCTGTTCACCGATGTCAACATGAGTTCCGGCGAGCGCGAAGACCGCGCCAATCGCTGGGTGATTCCGGCGTTCGCGGTGATCGGGGTGGTCAGCGGGTTTCTGCCGGCGTATTGCGACCGCCTCGACTTCTGGACCTTCGGCGGTGAAGGGGTGCGCTGGCTCGGCGCGCTGCTGTTTATCGTCGGCGGCGCGCTGCGCCTGTGGCCGGTGTTTGTGCTGGGCCGACGTTTCAGCGGGCTGGTGGCGATTCAACCGGGGCATCGCCTGGTCACTGACGGCATTTACACGCGCCTGCGCAACCCAAGCTATCTGGGGCTGGTGGTCAACGCGATGGGCTGGGCGCTGGCGTTTCGCTCCAGCGTCGGGTTGATACTGGCGGCACTGACGCTGATCCCGCTGATCGCCCGCATCCACTCGGAAGAGGCGCTGCTGCGCGGGCAATTTGGCGCTGAGTACGATGCTTATTGCGCGCGCAGTTGGCGGTTGTTGCCGGGGGTTTACTGA
- a CDS encoding response regulator transcription factor — translation MTRILTIEDDAVTAREIVAELSSHGLEVDWVDNGREGLDRAVSGNYDLITLDRMLPELDGLAIVTTLRTMGVATPILMISALSDVDERVRGLRAGGDDYLTKPFATDEMAARVEVLLRRQNSVATQATTLQVADLELDLISHEARRAEQVLTLLPTEYKLLEFLMRNSGQILSRMMIFEEVWGYHFDPGTNLIDVHIGRLRKKIDAVGNVPLIRTVRGSGYVIAEPV, via the coding sequence ATGACTCGTATTTTGACCATCGAAGACGATGCCGTGACTGCCCGTGAAATCGTTGCCGAACTCAGCAGCCATGGCCTGGAAGTGGATTGGGTCGACAATGGCCGCGAAGGCCTGGACCGTGCCGTCAGCGGCAACTACGACCTGATCACCCTCGACCGCATGCTGCCGGAACTCGATGGACTGGCCATCGTCACCACCCTGCGCACCATGGGCGTGGCCACGCCGATTCTGATGATCAGCGCCCTCTCCGATGTCGATGAACGCGTGCGCGGCCTGCGCGCCGGCGGTGATGATTACCTGACCAAGCCGTTCGCCACCGACGAGATGGCCGCGCGCGTGGAAGTGCTGCTGCGCCGGCAGAACAGCGTCGCCACACAGGCCACCACCCTGCAGGTCGCCGACCTCGAGCTGGATTTGATCAGCCACGAAGCGCGCCGCGCCGAGCAGGTGCTGACGCTGCTGCCGACCGAATACAAGCTGCTGGAATTCCTCATGCGCAACAGTGGACAGATCCTGTCGCGAATGATGATTTTCGAAGAAGTCTGGGGTTATCACTTCGACCCGGGCACCAACCTGATCGACGTACACATCGGTCGTTTGCGCAAGAAGATCGACGCGGTGGGCAATGTCCCGTTGATTCGCACGGTACGGGGCTCGGGTTATGTCATTGCCGAACCCGTCTGA
- a CDS encoding SRPBCC family protein, giving the protein MATASATIDIPASADQVWQLIGGFNTLPDWLPFIPNSELSEGGRVRTLQTADGAVVIERLQAFDNAARTYSYSIEQAPFPATDYLATIKVEAHGQGARVSWSGRFTAKGVSDEEVVALFNGIYQGGLEALRANYPA; this is encoded by the coding sequence ATGGCAACTGCATCAGCAACGATCGACATCCCGGCTTCGGCCGATCAGGTCTGGCAATTAATTGGCGGCTTCAACACGCTGCCGGACTGGCTGCCGTTCATTCCCAACAGTGAACTGAGCGAAGGCGGGCGCGTGCGCACCCTGCAAACCGCCGATGGCGCGGTGGTGATTGAACGACTGCAAGCCTTCGACAACGCCGCCAGGACCTATAGCTATTCGATCGAACAGGCGCCGTTTCCGGCCACCGATTACCTGGCGACGATCAAGGTCGAAGCCCACGGGCAGGGCGCGCGGGTGTCGTGGTCGGGTCGCTTTACCGCCAAAGGCGTGAGCGATGAGGAAGTGGTGGCGCTGTTCAATGGCATCTACCAGGGTGGTCTTGAGGCACTGCGGGCGAACTACCCCGCGTGA
- a CDS encoding sensor histidine kinase: MSLPNPSDGWRSSSSRLLALYSSLFVAWSAILMGVMYFEVSGYLDNLAKHSLMQRQHLFSHFRGEQLEEALAASMTFDIRGIDAYGLFDAQGVYLGGALQQLPEGLPLDGKIHTLDDCADSDDPTLPADSCDAVATQTRDGRWLVLLRDNGSLFAVTRIILHALFWGVSLTILPGIAGWHLLRRRPMRRIRAIQDSAQAIVAGDLTHRLPLSNRRDELDMLAAIVNAMLDRIERLMHEVKGVCDNIAHDLRTPLTRLRAQLYRMQQQAGEGSQEAAQLDLVLAEADTLMARFRGLLRISELEDRQRRSGFIELDPVKLLEELHEFYLPLAEEGELLFVLNMPETLPPLNGDRALLFEALANLLSNSIKFTPVGGTVILRGVNDGGHTRIEVHDSGPGIPEAEREAVFQRFYRAEGGQPQSGFGLGLSIVAAIVSLHGFTLEVGSSELGGAKLVLDCRQSLIANT, from the coding sequence ATGTCATTGCCGAACCCGTCTGACGGCTGGCGCTCTTCCAGCAGTCGTCTGCTGGCGCTGTACAGTTCGCTGTTCGTGGCGTGGAGCGCGATCCTCATGGGGGTCATGTATTTCGAGGTTTCCGGTTACCTCGACAACCTCGCCAAGCATTCGCTGATGCAACGCCAGCATCTGTTTTCGCACTTTCGCGGAGAGCAACTGGAAGAAGCGCTCGCCGCCAGCATGACCTTCGACATCCGTGGCATCGACGCCTATGGCCTGTTCGACGCCCAGGGCGTGTACCTCGGTGGCGCCTTGCAGCAACTGCCCGAAGGCCTGCCGCTGGACGGCAAGATCCACACGCTGGATGACTGCGCCGACTCCGACGACCCGACCCTGCCCGCCGACAGCTGCGACGCCGTGGCGACCCAGACCCGTGACGGTCGCTGGCTGGTGTTGCTGCGCGACAACGGTTCGCTGTTCGCGGTGACGCGGATCATTCTGCATGCGTTGTTCTGGGGCGTGTCGCTGACGATTCTGCCGGGGATTGCCGGTTGGCATCTACTGCGCCGCCGACCGATGCGCCGCATCCGCGCGATTCAGGACAGCGCCCAGGCGATCGTCGCCGGTGACCTGACCCACCGCTTGCCGCTGTCCAACCGCCGCGATGAACTGGACATGCTCGCCGCCATCGTCAACGCGATGCTCGATCGCATCGAACGCCTGATGCATGAAGTCAAAGGTGTGTGCGACAACATCGCGCATGACTTGCGCACGCCGCTGACGCGTTTGCGGGCGCAGTTGTATCGCATGCAGCAGCAGGCTGGCGAAGGCTCGCAGGAAGCAGCGCAACTGGATCTGGTGCTGGCCGAGGCGGACACGCTGATGGCGCGGTTTCGCGGATTGCTGCGGATTTCCGAGCTGGAAGACCGTCAGCGCCGCTCAGGTTTTATCGAGCTTGATCCGGTGAAATTGCTCGAAGAACTGCATGAGTTTTACCTGCCGCTGGCCGAGGAAGGCGAACTGCTGTTCGTGCTGAACATGCCGGAAACCCTGCCACCCTTGAATGGTGACCGGGCGCTGCTGTTCGAAGCGCTGGCGAATCTGTTGAGCAACTCGATCAAGTTCACCCCGGTCGGCGGCACGGTGATTCTGCGCGGTGTGAATGACGGCGGGCATACGCGGATCGAGGTCCACGATTCCGGACCGGGGATTCCCGAAGCCGAGCGCGAAGCGGTGTTCCAGCGTTTTTATCGGGCCGAGGGCGGGCAGCCGCAAAGCGGCTTTGGCCTGGGCTTGTCAATTGTCGCGGCGATTGTCAGCCTGCATGGCTTCACGCTTGAGGTGGGCAGCAGTGAGTTGGGGGGCGCGAAGCTGGTGCTGGATTGTCGGCAGAGTTTGATCGCCAATACCTGA
- a CDS encoding (2Fe-2S)-binding protein, with the protein MHCLERTFDIQPLTQADMTVHINGQAVTAAIGETVLSVIQSLGVRQIARNDHDQISGAYCGMGVCQCCLVKINGRHKRRACQTVVRDGMQIETQVNRVVAQEVV; encoded by the coding sequence ATGCACTGCCTAGAAAGAACTTTCGATATCCAGCCCCTGACCCAGGCGGATATGACCGTCCACATCAACGGCCAAGCGGTGACTGCCGCCATCGGCGAAACCGTCCTCAGCGTTATCCAGTCCCTCGGCGTACGCCAGATCGCGCGCAATGATCATGACCAGATCAGCGGTGCCTACTGCGGCATGGGCGTGTGCCAGTGCTGCCTGGTGAAAATCAACGGCCGCCACAAGCGCCGTGCCTGCCAGACCGTCGTGCGTGACGGCATGCAGATCGAAACCCAGGTCAATCGCGTTGTCGCGCAGGAGGTCGTATGA
- the hcnB gene encoding cyanide-forming glycine dehydrogenase subunit HcnB — protein MSQQPVIVGGGPAGMAAAIELARHGVRCTLLEEASRLGGVVYRGPLRDGVQLDYLGPRYSEALGKLHGDFQEQAGLIDVRLNHRVVGAEGTRALVVLDGDEQLHEIHYPQLLLAAGCHERSVPFPGWTLPGVIMLGGLQLQIKSGVVKPRGPVIIAGTGPLLPLVATQLHASGVKVAGVYEACAFGKIARESLALLNKPQLFLDGLSMLAYLKLHGIPMNYGWGVVEAHGDAELKSVTVAPYSATWEPDLTRIERFEAQTLAVGYGFIPRTQLSQQMGLDHGFSDDGYLRANSNDWQQSNEPHVHLAGDMGGIRGGEAAMLAGKIAATSILLQREIIEEELARVRRDRFLSKLKAIVRFRAAVDRYTERGVGQTALPAADTVICRCEHATRADIDLALEQGVQDIASLKMRTRVSMGDCQGRMCVGYCSDRLRQATGRKDVGWLRPRFPIDPIPFSAFQSVGTEAASHE, from the coding sequence ATGAGCCAGCAACCGGTGATCGTCGGTGGTGGGCCGGCGGGGATGGCGGCGGCCATCGAACTGGCGCGCCACGGGGTGCGTTGCACGTTGCTCGAAGAAGCTTCACGCCTGGGCGGTGTGGTCTATCGCGGGCCGTTGCGCGACGGTGTGCAATTGGATTATCTGGGGCCACGTTATTCCGAGGCACTGGGCAAACTGCACGGTGATTTCCAGGAGCAGGCCGGGCTGATCGACGTACGCCTGAACCATCGCGTGGTCGGTGCCGAAGGCACTCGCGCACTGGTAGTGCTGGATGGCGACGAGCAACTGCACGAAATCCATTACCCGCAGCTGCTGCTGGCCGCTGGTTGTCATGAACGCAGCGTGCCGTTCCCCGGCTGGACACTGCCGGGGGTGATCATGCTCGGCGGCCTGCAACTGCAAATCAAAAGTGGTGTGGTCAAGCCGCGGGGGCCGGTGATCATCGCGGGCACCGGGCCGTTGCTGCCACTGGTGGCGACCCAGTTGCACGCGTCCGGCGTCAAGGTTGCGGGCGTGTATGAAGCCTGCGCGTTCGGCAAGATCGCCCGCGAAAGCCTGGCGCTGCTGAACAAACCGCAGCTGTTCCTCGATGGCCTGAGCATGCTCGCTTACCTGAAACTGCACGGCATCCCGATGAACTACGGCTGGGGCGTGGTCGAAGCGCACGGCGACGCAGAGCTGAAAAGCGTCACGGTGGCACCGTACTCGGCCACCTGGGAGCCGGATCTGACGCGCATCGAACGTTTCGAAGCCCAGACCCTGGCCGTCGGCTACGGTTTCATTCCGCGCACTCAACTCAGTCAGCAAATGGGCCTGGATCACGGTTTCAGTGACGACGGTTACCTGCGCGCCAATTCGAACGACTGGCAGCAAAGCAACGAGCCGCACGTGCACCTGGCTGGCGACATGGGCGGGATTCGCGGCGGTGAAGCGGCGATGCTCGCGGGCAAGATCGCCGCGACCTCGATCCTGCTCCAGCGCGAGATTATCGAAGAAGAGCTGGCGCGGGTGCGACGCGACCGCTTCTTGAGCAAACTGAAAGCCATCGTGCGCTTTCGGGCGGCGGTGGATCGCTACACCGAACGCGGGGTCGGCCAGACTGCGCTGCCGGCCGCTGACACAGTGATCTGCCGTTGCGAACACGCCACTCGCGCCGACATCGATCTGGCGCTGGAGCAGGGCGTGCAAGACATCGCCAGCCTGAAGATGCGCACCCGGGTGAGCATGGGTGATTGTCAGGGGCGGATGTGCGTCGGTTACTGCAGCGATCGCCTGCGCCAGGCCACCGGCCGCAAGGACGTTGGCTGGTTGCGGCCGCGTTTCCCGATCGATCCGATTCCTTTTTCCGCGTTCCAGTCCGTCGGCACGGAGGCCGCTTCCCATGAGTAA